A genomic stretch from Arachis stenosperma cultivar V10309 chromosome 3, arast.V10309.gnm1.PFL2, whole genome shotgun sequence includes:
- the LOC130970609 gene encoding reticulon-like protein B9: protein MAHNTSSDSDNEIITTQSKIFPHGKSIHEVLGGGKVADVLLWKDRNVSAAILVGITAIWFLFEVVEYNFVTLISHISITTMLVLYIWSTVADIFKWNGPKIPETILKDSFFEDLAFNLQRRFYQLLQVLFHISCGTDLPRFLLIIISLYILSEIGNYFSFINLLYIGSICIQTLPIVYDRYEEEIRNLAEHIMIDIRRKYRRFQKTYLNKIPRGPVKEKKIK, encoded by the exons ATGGCGCACAATACATCCTCTGATTCTGATAATGAAATTATCACAACACAGTCAAAGATCTTTCCCCATGGAAAATCAATACATGAAGTTCTTGGAGGAGGAAAAG TGGCAGATGTGTTATTATGGAAAGATAGAAATGTATCAGCTGCAATTTTGGTTGGGATTACAGCTATTTGGTTTCTGTTTGAGGTTGTTGAGTACAATTTCGTGACACTTATTTCTCACATTTCCATCACCACAATGCTAGTACTCTACATATGGTCCACGGTTGCTGATATCTTTAAATG GAATGGTCCCAAGATTCCGGAAACTATTTTGAAAGATTCTTTCTTTGAAGATCTGGCTTTCAATTTGCAGAGAAGATTTTACCAGCTATTACAAGTGCTCTTCCACATTTCATGTGGAACAGACCTACCACGGTTTCTTCTA aTTATCATCTCCCTCTATATATTATCAGAAATTGGAAACTACTTCAGCTTTATCAATCTGCTATACATTG GTTCTATCTGCATCCAAACACTGCCAATTGTATATGATAGATACGAGGAAGAAATTAGGAATTTGGCTGAACATATCATGATAGATATTAGGAGGAAATATAGAAGGTTTCAGAAGACATATCTGAACAAAATTCCCAGAGGACCGGTCAAGGAAAAGAAGATCAAATAA
- the LOC130966306 gene encoding uncharacterized protein LOC130966306, with product MRRTLLRSASLFSRNLLLRPPPPSSSSTTSLPSPFAAATRPRLRLFSSDTNDSSNETKNDAALDIKDVSNKELKELMVSYFKGDNQVLPSIMEAIMLRKLSGKHEDTDDELMDSLRMEPIDDVDDKDFEDDFEDLVETDEEIDDLYNARDIVMKRMVKDEFFNMDEKKWDEIVEDGVKHGILRDTKECEEILEDMLSWDKLLPDEIKKKVEIKFNELGDMCERGELEPEEAYEQFKKFEDEMVAEYMKIMETQEAQSCDGTAVPDKKKDLDDPPGEGPILRWQTRVVFAPGGDAWHPKNRKVKLSVTVKELGLSKYQFRRLRELVGKRYHPGKDELTITSERFEHREENRKDCLRTLLNLIEEAGKANKLVDDARASYVKGRLQANPAFMERLRAKSIKRLQESNQVPA from the exons ATGAGACGCACCCTTCTCCGAAGTGCTTCCCTCTTCTCTCGCAACCTTCTCCTCCGCCcccctcctccttcttcttcctccaccACCTCACTCCCCTCTCCTTTCGCCGCCGCAACCCGCCCCCGACTCAGGCTCTTCTCCTCCGACACCAACGACTCCTCCAATGAAACCAAAAACGACGCCGCCCTCGATATCAAGGACGTGAGCAACAAAG AGCTGAAAGAGTTGATGGTGAGTTACTTCAAGGGCGATAACCAGGTTCTTCCGTCCATCATGGAGGCAATCATGCTGCGGAAGCTCTCCGGGAAGCACGAGGACACCGACGACGAGCTCATGGACAGCCTTCGTATGGAGCCCATCGATGACGTcgatgacaaggatttcgaggACGATTTCGAGGACCTAGTGGAGACTGATGAGGAGATCGATGACCTCTACAATGCTAGGGATATCGTCATGAAGAGGATGGTCAAGGATGAGTTCTTCAACATGGACGAGAAGAAGTGGGATGAGATCGTTGAGGATGGGGTCAAGCATGGCATCCTTAGGGACACCAAGGAGTGTGAAGAGATTCTCGAGGATATGCTCAGCTGGGACAAACTTCTCCCCG ATGAGATAAAAAAGAAGGtggaaataaaatttaatgagCTTGGGGACATGTGTGAGAGAGGAGAGCTGGAACCCGAAGAAGCTTATGAACAGTTTAAGAAGTTTGAGGATGAGATGGTTGCTGAGTACATGAAGATAATGGAAACACAGGAGGCCCAGTCTTGCGATGGTACAGCTGTCCCAGACAAGAAAAAGGATTTAGATGACCCACCTGGCGAAGGCCCGATTCTCCGGTGGCAGACACGGGTAGTCTTTGCACCTGGTGGTGATGCTTGGCATCCAAAGAACAGGAAAGTGAAACTATCTGTAACTGTGAAGGAGCTCGGACTCTCAAAGTACCAGTTTCGCCGGCTGAGAGAATTGGTAGGGAAACGATATCATCCAGGAAAAGACGAGCTTACAATTACCAGTGAGAG gtttgaacatcggGAAGAAAACAGAAAGGACTGCTTAAGAACTCTTCTCAATCTCATTGAGGAGGCTGGCAAAGCTAACAAACTGGTGGATGATGCACGGGCTTCATACGTGAAGGGAAGGCTCCAAGCCAATCCTGCTTTCATGGAGAGGTTGCGAGCAAAGTCGATCAAGAGATTGCAAGAATCTAATCAGGTGCCTGCTTGA